cagagaggagaacatcacacacacacacacacacaggaaggagGATTGGTGACAAACGGGTCATGCTGGTGAGTGTTTTTTCGACAGGTGGGGGACAcgtgacaacacacacatccatcagGTGTTCGTGTGTGTCAGTGGGGTCAGAGGCCACCAGGTGAGGGTTTCTGCTGGAGGGGTGACAGAGGACTGTGTGGGGGTTGTTAAGGGTCGAAGGTCAGTTTGATACCTGCTGTCACTGATTAGACCGCTGGGCAGATTACAGGCtctgcagacagagacacactgctgttactgctgttaGCTCGCGGCTAGCAACTCCCACTAATTTGAAAGAGGAacgctaacatgctaacatttggcAGGGGATTCAGAAGTGTAACATAAATTAtaatcccaaaaaaaaaaaaaaattatttgttgttatcTGCTTAAGGGCTGCTTCTTTTAAACTACAGATGTGCCAGTCTGCTGAGAGAGTTATTTATTAGATTATTACTGAAGTATTATACACTAATCTGATCTCAAAGAGTACGTGTGATTTTACTGATCTCAGAAAATTAACGCTTTAATGTGTTTGGCAGCTTTGTATAGAACAAGTACTTCATAAGTACAGTACCTGAGTAATTGTACTTCCCCCCTCACACCTTCAACACCTCATGAATGCTGTATTTTCCGACATCCTGCTTCTATCCTTCCATATTTCTAATCATGCATTTTAATTCAGCTGCTTCTACCATCTGATAATCACTTTCATTTCCTGACTTCTGGTTTCTTCCTCCTGAACCTGATAAATCTCATCGAGTATGTTTTTGTATTCTGTTAGATATTTGTATTCCATATTCATGGCTGTATCAgctttgctgtttcttttgtaAAGAAACTTTCATTTGTTAAACAGCAGGTGTGATTTTGGAAGGTCAACTCTTTACCTGCCCAGTTTTTAACAGTGTCAGTAATCTGTTATGAGATACACTCCAGTATGATTTTGTGACTCCTTTTTTTCTCGTTtaattttttgtgtctttactgCTActcctgtttctgtctcaccCGCCGAGAGGTGGGCGGTCCCAGTCGTCGTCACTCAAGCCCAGATCTGACAGCGGGTTGGCTCTCTGGCGAGTGGATGAAGATGATTGGCTGTTGGCTGTCTTGGCGTTGCGCCACTCGTGGAAACTGTACTGAGACGACTGAAAAGGtggagctacacacacacacacacacacacacacacacacacacacacacacacacacacacacgggaatATTTTATTAGTACGGTCATTAGCAGCAGTTTGTACTCAGACACAGTTGAAACATGCTGTTAGCTAGAATAAAAGAGTTTGACTTTTGCACGGCTCAACAGATTATATTCTCATTCAgagtcatttttagacattttagtTTGTAAATGTTACATGTTAAGATCAGAAGGTCAGAGGCCAGTTCCCTACCCGGGATGGTAAAGCTGCTGTCCATGTTGGATCCGTCCCACGACTCCACAGCACTGTCCACGGACGGCAGCGTGCTGAAAGCCCTCTGGCTTGACAGAGGCGCCACCATGACCACAGGCTCCTCCTCCCCGTCCTGGTGCTCCTGACCAAGCCCCGGCCCCTGGCCTGGACCAATCACACAGGACTTCGGGCTCGACACTAAAGAGAGATAAAACGTGCTCATTAGCAACACAAAagtttagttttgtgtgtgtttgttctctcaGTGTAAAATGGGAGTTTTGATGGGCCAGCTTGAGTCGTTTTCACAGAGTAAGTGTTTAACCACGTAAGATACACGATCCAAACGTCCCAGACCTTTGCATTCACTCTATGGAGGAGAAGCACCGATGCTCAGAAAAGTGTGAGGTATTTTTGCAAATACTTGGACTTTTTGAAGGCACTTTGTCTGACATGGACGTGAGCAGCATCTGGATTACCGTCAGCCATCACTTCATTCGTTTGCACGTTACGTgactttttctgtgttaaaatCCAAGGAGTCTGAAATGTTGGGGGATGGTGGACTTCCTGAAACatgacgagtgtgtgtgtgagtgtgtgtgcatacgttCTCCCTGCTTCTTGATCTTCAGTGTGACCGTCTCTCCTGCTTGTTGCAGCAGACTGATGGCTTCGCTCAGAGGTTTCCCcttcagactgctgctgttgatcGCCAGAATGCGATCTCCTACGTGGATGGCACCGGTCCTGCAGCGCACAACaacacacacgaacacaaaCGCAGCACGTCTTCAGAATGCGAACATCGAACATGTTTTCTCaagtgaaaaatacaaataaggTTTAATGATGTTAAGGTGTGTTATGGATCATGAACAGCAGAGGGCGACATTCTCCTGCTCTGACCATTCAGTCCGCCGGTCGCTGCAGGATCAGACAGTTAAAGTTTCAAGAGACAAAGTAAAAGTTCACGCCTCTTTGTTtgagtgtaaaataaaaacacaaaaacactcttCAACATTCTTCTTCAGAAAGCCACCGTGTTTGATGTTTCTGACATTTCTAAATGAAGGAGCTTACTGACTGTTTAAAAAAGGctcacataaatacatttattacagGAACAAAGTCAAGACTGTGTTTGATTACTTAGTTATCAGACGGCTGTTAGTTTAATTTAGGACCCAAACGTACACAAGAGGCCCGCAAGAGCACTGCAACAGCCGTGCAGGAGACCACTTGTCTTAAAGTAAGAAAATactgcgctgtgtgtgtgtgtgtgagagagagagagagagagagtgtgtgtgtgcacctctcAGCCAGCCCTCCTTTGCTCAGTGAGGAGATGATGATGGGGTCAAAGGGCTCCTCAGTGCCAGAGATGGTGATTCCCAGCGGGCCTCCGTACCTCTGCAGCTCCACCGTGTAGATGATGCTGCCGGACACTTCCTGTTCATCTGAAACATTCGATAAAGTTTCATTCAACACAGGCTGAGCGCTGAATGCCAGTCATTAGCTGAGCATCCAAGTcgtttgtttacatttatgctCCAGTAGTCAGTCCCTGGCTCCTCCTTCCTGGTGACATCATACAGGTTGTGGAAGACCTGCGCGAGCTACGATTGGTCAGGGACCAGCAAGTcgtctgttttgtctctttttattatAATTCTGACTCTACAACCTCCCGATCCGACACAGGGACCATCCTACGAGACACAAACGTCGTGCAGCCTGAGCCCGGCGGGAGCCTTCATACCTGAGTTGTCTTCGTCTTTTCGGATCTTCAGTTTGACGAGCTCCTCGCACTGCTGGAGGATCTGAACAGCTTCCTCCATGGAGCAGCTCTCCACCCGGATGTTATCGATGGCCAGCAGCTTGTCTCCCAACTCCAACGTCCCCGTCCTGAGACACAAAGCAGAGACACACGATCAGATGCttgagtgtgtgagagacacaaacagctgtGACCTGCTGGTTCACCAACAGAAGCTTTCTGCTTCACACTCCAAATCACATGacccataaaacacacacacacacacacacacacagactcacagactgTGCCGGACTGTTAGCCTAATTAACCATCCAGCTACAGCCAGCTGACACTAGTTCAGAGTACATTCAGTACTGCACTGAAGTACAATCTTTGAGGTATTTcacttgtgtgtttcagtatcCTGCTGCTTTCCACTTCTACTCCACTGCGTCTCAGTTGTACTTCATTACACGCATGTGTCAGCTGTGGTTACTTCACAgattcacattttacacacaacATGCAATCGATTTATGCAGTAATGACTTAacaagcagctgtgtgtgtgtgtgtgtgtgtgtgtgtgtgtgtgcgcgtgtgtttgtACCTGTGAGCGACGCTGCCTTTCTTGATGTCAGAGATGATCAAAGGATCACCTGGCTTCCTGTTGGATGgagctggagacagacagatagacagagagacagacaggcaggcaggcaggcagacagacagacagacagacagacagagagacagacaggcaggcagacagacagacagacagagagacagacagacaggcaggcagacagacagacagagagacaggcaggcaggcagacagacagacagacaaagagacagacagagagacagacaggcaggcaggcaggcagacagacagacagacaaagagacagacagacaggcaggcatgcagacagacagacagatagagagacaggcagacagacagacagacaggtaggcagacagacagatgtgattAGAAGTGatttcacacatacagaaaagtTGAAACAGACATCGGTGAATAATTTAGTTTGTTTACTCCTTGACTTGGGGTaatgattaaatgttaaatagaaaaatgaaatcaaagcagGTTATGTATTATTGAACTGACAAATGTGTATCACAGCATGAGCACAAGGGCTGAATCTACTATGAtgaaatcattcatttaaaataaaacttttcatttccCAGACGTGTGCACATGATGTAagaacaagttaaaaattaacTTTCATGATTAAACCACAGTCCTGTAGGACTGTCCTGCGAGTTGAAGATCAGGATAAAACTGTTTAACAATATATTAAAGATCAGTTTTATGACACACTTGAATGCTCTGAAGTGTTGTTTATGCCGCACACACAGACGATCTTTTCAGCCTctgctctcactctgtcttcaCTTACAGCTGATGGTGATTCCCAGCTCCACTCCTGGTTTCTTTGGAAGCTTCACATGAAAGGTTCCTGAACTGGGGATGACCGACTCTGACAGACACAAGCAAAGGCACAGATGGTGAGCAGCTACTCCAGCTGAAACAATATTATCCCCACTATTAGTCCGTTAATCAGTTAGCAAATTGACAGAGAATTAATAAACAACCAGTTTAATAATCGTTTTCATGAGTGTAGCCATAAAAACTGGCCTGCAGAGCTTTACATCAGATGTACTTTAATCACTGAACACATGAGAGCGATGGCAGCAGGCTAGTGTCCGTATACTTTTGGTTATATAGTtgtttgtgctgtgatgagcaTCAGTGACATCTCATACAGAAACTCATTCACTGAGTCTGACTCATTAACGACATGTTTGATTCAGCTCAAGCGTAGGTGGGTATTTATATCAGCCGGAGGACCTTACATTGACAAAGAGCCTGACAAATTACAGCGAGACAACACAGATGCAGCATTAAACACGGATGATAGacgacgtgtgtgtgtgtgtgttgtggtgtgtgtgtgtttaccggCCACATCAAACTCAATCTCCAGTGTGAGCTGAGCGGTGATGGATGAGTCTCTGAGCAGCTGATTGGTTTCTTCCAGAGTCGAGTCTTCAGTAGGGACTCCATTTATGGACAAAATCCTGTCCCCAATCTGCAGGATACCACATCTGCAtgcacgcgtgcacacacacacacacacacacacactctgtgttgAAAATGGAGCTGAACCTTGAACCTTACATGGTGCAACATTTGAATCAAAATGTATTCAGAggaatgaaaagatgaaaacaccTCTCAGCCGGGCTGTCGGGGTCGATGTAAGCGATGAGCGGCGGTGAGGAGAGCGTTTCCGTGGCAAAGACTCCgccctgcagctgcaggccgAACCCCATGATGCCGTCACCAAGCAACATCACCTCCGTGGTTTCCGTGTGAACGACCTGACCGGCGAGACCCACAGTGCTGGACGCaagagacactgagagagagagagagagagagagagagagagagagagagagagaccgtCCCAAAGAGAGTTCGAACTGAAGCGTTGTTTTCACGTCACTGTATGTTCATTTGTTGTGTATCGAGACTCACAGGAACTCTTGAAGTCCTTCTTCTTGGCCTTCCTCCTCATCAGCGTGCCCCGTGGACTCGTGGGATACATGTTCCTGGGCAGGGTGCTCATGTTGAGGGACGAGAGACTGTAGGCCGACATGGAGCCGGGAGAGAACGAGTGGCtgagagctgcagacagacagagagagagagagacagatgacgAGCGGAGGTCTCtctctcaaaacaaaacatcaactccaggaagagagagagaggcggacGTACGAGGGTTGTTTGTATGGCGGTTGTGCGATCTGGCAGCTGATTGGTCGGGGTGGTACGTGTTGTAGTGGTAGGGGGGGAGATTGGGGGCGGAGCCTCCGGTCTCCCAGGGGAGAGGGCGGGGACTGCGCTGCACcttgactgcacacacacacacacacacacacacacaggagggtGTTTAGGTtaagacaggaggagaggtcagaggtcaggatCGCCTGGATCGCAGCTCGATAAAAGATTACATGTAATCTTTTACAGtatgttattcatttcattgaAGCATTTGTTCGTATGTTTCTCTGTGGTGGTCACACGTCCACAGATGGAGACAGTGGGCTCCTCAGCACAGACATGAGCAAGACACCGAGACGAAAAGGTTTTCAGTGTAGTcactttgtggtcattttgtgcGTTTCTGTggccattttctcttttcagtagCCCATCCATCTGTGGACGGCACAGACTGCTGCCACTGGAGAAACAGAGACCTCTGGATGGTTGTGTTTGCAATGTAAAATACTACAGATGCCAAaatttgtgtttatattgtgCAGCGGTGCGTTCAGGGCCATTCGTGTGTGTGACAGTACCGTGCTGCGGTGCGTTCAGGGCCGGACGGGCCTGGTGTTGTGGCAGGATCTCCATGCGGACGGTCTGACACGAGGCAGAGAGCAGCTGTGTGGCTTCAGCCAGAGAACAAAACTCCATCGACTTCCCATCGACAGACAGAATGTGATCTCCTGCATGAAGAGCaccacacctacacacacacacacacacacacacacacacacacacagacacacacacacacacacacacacacacacacacagacactctgaaTCTGCAATGGAGTAAAAATGTTGAATCGGTGTGTCACTGGttaggggtcagaggtcaggcaCCTGTCTGCTATGCTGGCTGGTTTGACCTTGTCGATGATGATGACCTGCTTGTTGCAGAACATGGAGGTGGACAGAGCCACGCCCAGGCTGGAGCCTGTCGCCTTAGCAACCTCCACCAGCAGCGGCCCAGACGCCGTGGCAACAGAATCTGACAACACAAACGCACAGagttttcaaattattttgtcTAGCAACAGATTAGTTGGTTGGTTAGTTATCCGAGACTGAAGATAACATCCTGAGGCGTTCAAACAACCTTTTCTGTTCAGCCAAAGGTTGCTCAGTCAGATGTTATAGGTCTGGTTAATAGTGACTCAGCTTCAAACACTAAAAACACGAACAGAGAGTTTGAACTGACCCATCACTGAGACGTCATACTCGATCAGCAGTGTGGCTTCCTGCCCGCACTGCTTCAGGATGCTCATGGCCTCTGACAGGGTGCTGCCATGGAGACGTATCCCGTCGATGCTTAGCAACCGATCGCCCGGCTTGATGGTCCCTTctctggacagagagagagagagagaggaccgTTCCTACAGGGACTCCCGAGGGACAAAATCCTTACAGACCGACAGCGAGGACCGCGGTCACTCACCTGTCAGCCGGACCGCCCGGCCTGATGTTTGTGATGACGATGGGGCGAGACTTGTTCCTGTCTTCATGGGCgccacctgaaaacacacatgacatGTCATGACatgttatctttttttaaaacaaacacacacacatacacacactgaggtcTTCTCACCTCTGATGACGAAGCCGAAACTGTTTCCTTCTTTGTGGAGCGTGACTTCTACGTTCTTAAACATGACCCCTGACCCCTGCACCGCTGCAACACACCAGAGCACCAACACGTCAACATCACCTCCGACCGTCACACTCGACACACACTCGCTGAACTGCTGTTCCACTGATATCACTGCCGCTGTCTCTCTAACCACCTCCGGCAGGACTTACAGACGGGCGGCAGCTCGTATTCGATCTCCAGTACGACTCGCTCCCCGACGTTCTTCAGCAGACTGATGATCTCGTCGTGTCTGAACTTGGCCAGGTTGATGCCGTTGACGGCGCGGATGTAGTCGCCCACGTTCAGCTGGTCGCTTCTgtacaaacagaacagaacagatttAATACACTGGAACGAGATAAAACGGAAGAATATCAGACACGAACAACACAAGAGACAAGTCAGACTCAGAGCGATGACCTGTTACCTGGCAGCGATGCCTCCCTGTCGCAGGTTCGAAACCCGGGGCTTCCCATCTTTGTCGATGCCGCCTGAAACTGTCAGTCCGAGCGTCGTCCCCTCCTTCTTCATCAGCTCCACCACTGAGCAGCCCCGAAACTCGTCTGCATCACACGAGAACACGATTGGTCAACACTCTGCACGACTGAACTCTTATTTCTTCcagtttattttcctcttttctatGTTCGCACTCAGACTTCACAGACTCCCCTAACTCTGTCTCAGCACAgagaagtaaaataataatctgGGAAAAAGGGAGAAGTGAAGTCATCCTCTACTCTGTCAGCCATCAATTTTTCATCAAACGCCTGAAATATTTAACAGTGGGAGAGATGGATAGAGAGAGGGGATATTTCAGAGCAGACCTGATGTGAGTGGTCCTCAGGTGATGAAACAGAAAGCAggatttcattaaaatgttgtattttaatattaatcAGGCAGGGCTTTGCCCTCTTTCATTCAGGCAGGATGAAGACATCTGATCTTTGGCAGTGACCATCActgtcttctcttcctccctcatcttcttcctccaaAGAGGCTTTACAAAGAGCACCAGTGGCTTTTTCAACATCAGCTCTGACTCACAAACCCCAAAATCTTCTATTCTGATCAAATGTTCAATGAGCCAGTTTCCTGCAGTGAAGGGAAGAACTTTTTAAAGTGTTACTTCACAAACTGCCAGTAAACTTCACACTGGAAGACAATGAAGtacaacaaaaaggaaaagagttTGTTTGAGCTTcagatgttaaaacaaaacCGAATGAGCTCTCAGTTCTGTTGACCCGTTTCTAAATGCCAGTGGCTGGTTCTGAAGCTTCACCAGTTCCTCCAGCTAGTTCTGACGGTCAACCAGTTCCTCCATCAACTGGCTCCAAAGCCTCTAAATCTGGCACCTTAACGGGATCTGGATCTCAGCTCCTCTATCTGAATCTGAAGCTCCATTACTTCCTTACACGAGTTCAAAGCTTCCACTAGTTCCCTTTAAGGAGTCTGAGGTTGCACCACAGCCCCCCTCAGCTGGTCCTGCAGGCTGACAGTTAATCTGAGAGGTTCTGAAGCGCAGCGACAGACTGGTCGTCCGCCAGTCGACATTGTTCTGACAACTGCTGTGAAGTTCACTTGTTAGTGGAAACATAATATCGGAAAATTCTGATTGCATCATTCTGATAGAAGTTGCAAGTAGGCCACCAGCTCCAGGTGGGAGGAGATAAAGTGCAACTGCAAGCATCTTCCTGCAGGCCACGCGGATGGAAAGCAGCTAATGTTGGAGTGTGTCCTATTTTCAGCTGTTATCTTCACCGTTGTGCTTATTGGAACCTTCTGGACTCACAGCACAATGAAAAGACAAGGAGACAGAAAGGACGGATGGAAGGAGAGAAGTGTGTCCTACCTGGTATACTCTGCCTCCTGATGGCCAGCGCTCCATCTGGAGGGCGTGACCCGGCGGAGTGTTTGGTGTACGGCCCCTcgtctgaaacacacacacacacacacacacattacgtTGATTGGCTCATATAAGAGGTTCTGAAGCTCTTAACTGGTTTAGAAGTGCTACTGGTTCCTGTGTGAATCTGATTCAGTTCCTCCAAACAGTACCAGCCCTTTACCAGTTATTTGAACCAGTCCCAAGACTTTATAATTTCCTGCAACTGCTCCCGGCTTTTTACCAGTTTCTCTAACTAGTTCTGAAGCTCCATCAGGTCCTGGTTCTTCTGGATCTTCTGAACGGCTCTATAGCTCTATCAGCTCATTTAGTAAGTTCTGGACTGGTCTACCAGTTCTTTCAACAGGTTTAGAGGGTCTAGCAGTGCCTCTAACTGGCCTCTAACTTCTCTGAGCTTTCATTTGACCCTAGAAACAAATTATGACTTCTGAGTTCACAAACGAACAGACCGAAACCTCCAAACTTACAACATCAAGTCTTCTGATTGGTGCCATAGTGAAAAGTCATTGTCAGGCTCCCATAATGCATCTGTACTCACCATCATCAGACATCGCAGAGCTTCCACCACAGAAATACATCTCAAAGCTAAGATGCTAACCCACTTTAAAAACCGCTGATATGCTAGTTTAATCATCCCGTTCCAAGCTTCTGGCCTCACTAGCCAGTAAAGCAGCACATTAGCATCCTTGTTAGCATCTAACgaaactgactgaatgactCTTTGTGACCAGTTCACTGTCTGGTTTGCTCtctaatgctgctgctgagaggcCTGTCAAGTCAGCCTGTTCTCATGAATAAAGAAACCACTGCCAGAGAGGTGAACTCATCATCAGTACAGCAGCCAATCCCAGAGGAGAACACAGTGGCCTATCTAAGTCTCAACCAATCTCAGCAGTCCATTGGGAGCCCCCCACCCCTTCCCAGGTGATGTCACCACACAGATGACAGAGCAGAGGCGGAGCTAACCATGACATCAGGTCCATTTGGATGTAGAGATCTGATAAGAGTTTTAATTGGATGACTGATGGAGAACTGGACAGATCTGGAAGCAAGTGGGGGGTTAATGTGTGGTACTGATACATCCACTGCAACTGAcccacaaacataaaaacacacacacacacacacacaccgtagCTAACTGAAGATGaaagcctcctcctccacatgtAGGACAGCGGCGTCTCTCTTACTGTCTCCATccacagtacatacagtattcaCACTACACACTGTGGTATGTTATATAAATTACTTGAGCTCATGTCATCGAGTTGGGACTGTTTAAACAAGGTCACACACACCAGTGGAGGAAGTAAAAGTATTCAGTATTTTTGCTTGTATATTTAATATCCACTGAGGCGCTGATGATccatttttaatgatttctgcACTTTAATTAACAGAAGGTAATAGTGTGAGTGTAAAGcctcaaaaacacactcacatgtacaCCAGAAAAAGTGCAGCTGTAACACTTAGTGCCTGCAGATGGTATAAAAGCTCCCACCTCAACAATTTCCACCCAACAAGaaatttgtttgaatgaatttgAACGTAACACATCTGTTAGAGGtcatacaaattaaatattatcaTGTTGATAATGTGTATAAATCTTATATATTctttttctccagtttctccGGCTGTTTGGCAGAATGCTGCTATGCTGTTTCACTGTGAAgcttcaaaaatgttttgtgaacaAAGAAACTTTGGCACGTTGGGTGAGTAGACaaagactgaattttcatttttgggtgaactgttcctttaccATCAACGAGACAGAGCGACATCACGAGTGAGTCGAGTTAATGTGCTGCAGAGAGGATGAGCACAGATGAGAGAAGGAAGCGGAAACAAAACcgtaatttcaaaataaaatttcaaaataaaggaacaaATGGATGTCATTGGCATTATCCATGAAAGCTGAAAACGATATTTTAGTACAGTTATCGTGGACATGTTGTGATGATGTTAGGCCTTCAGTCTGTTCATCTGGTTGTGTTTCAGGAGGCGAAGATtggtgctgctcagctgcagtgACTGCAGGGATATTAACAGAGGTCAATGATAATTAAGAGTTTGATAACGGGTTAAAGTCCACCGCTGTGTCACgaggaaattaaaatgatcTGTTTGGCAAGACCAGTTAttggatatatatttttacagcatcaaataactaataaaaccaaacttatcagacaaatgaacacttgaacaaacatcagtgtgataagaatgacctaaaatgacagaaaacatctttgggaaaaatttatttgacgtgtactttgagtttttagtttggctcatgtcccatctgctaacatggagggggaggagcttatgagctgtactgcagccagccaccagggggagccCTCGTGTCATACAGCCAGTGTGTTGGaccaacagtctaaaacccacagtgagagagaaggaaaagcagcaaagcttcacTGTTGAGAGGacaaactgcaaactgctgGGTGGTTTAATTTACAACAAACTATCACATTTTATAAACTCTTTATATGTTCTGTGTGTAAAAATctgtaactaaagctgtcagtaCTTCATATTTGTGCTgaagtaaatgtatttagttactttccacctcCTACAGCCTGATTGGACAGAATCTGCCTCAGGTCAACAAACAGCTGTGCGACCTTCATCGAGACCTTTTCATTTATCTGCTTACTTTGCAGATAAAGATTTTATAAAACATATAATCAGCTTATGTATGACTGAAGTGGGTGTCAGGAATCCTGCTGAAGTGCACAGCAGAAGATATTTTCCAGATATTTAGACTATTTTTTATACTTGTAGCACATAGcaaattttgaatgcaggacttaaACTAGTTTTAGTTTATCTTCAATGAAAGAGCTGAGCACTTGGTTCATTAGAATATGACCTGCAATGAGACTTTACCATCATTAATAAATCTGCTGGTTCAGCCTCTCAGACATAAAACCAGTATGACTTCAACTTATGTTATTATggattaaagggacagttcaccccacAATGAAAAGCACACACTGTTCCTCTTACCTGACATGCTGTTTATCCATCACGACTGTTCTGGTGTCTCCCTGTTTCTCTAATGTAAAACTAGCATCTATGTGAGCAAAATACATGTAGTGAAGGAAAAACTAtttacctctgaaatgtagtggagtggacGTATGAAGTAGCATAAAaaggaaatactcaagtaaagttcAAGTATGTCAAAATTGGACTTGAGGAAATGTACTTTGCACCGCTGTTTACCTGTACTGGAGTTTTTCTACACTGTAGTACTTTTAGACAAGACTACGAGTACTTCATCCACAGAGCCTCACagtatttcaaaacaaacacctgaagaGTCAAACTGCATTAGAGAGAGCTCAggtcctgaacacacacacacacacacacacacacacacacacacaccattcacaCTCTGTCCTGTTAACACACACCTTGAATGTTACATTCATGAAAATGCGATGCCACGTTCTCTCCCGCTCACACTCAGTCTGAAGGTCTCCTGTCCAAAGCTACCTGCAGCAATCGACTGAATAATCCATCTGGagatcattttcagtgttacacacacacacacacacacacacacacacacacagctggtcgTACAcaacc
This Scatophagus argus isolate fScaArg1 chromosome 22, fScaArg1.pri, whole genome shotgun sequence DNA region includes the following protein-coding sequences:
- the grip1 gene encoding glutamate receptor-interacting protein 1 isoform X4 is translated as MIAVSFKCRCQILRRVNKDEGPYTKHSAGSRPPDGALAIRRQSIPDEFRGCSVVELMKKEGTTLGLTVSGGIDKDGKPRVSNLRQGGIAARSDQLNVGDYIRAVNGINLAKFRHDEIISLLKNVGERVVLEIEYELPPVSVQGSGVMFKNVEVTLHKEGNSFGFVIRGGAHEDRNKSRPIVITNIRPGGPADREGTIKPGDRLLSIDGIRLHGSTLSEAMSILKQCGQEATLLIEYDVSVMDSVATASGPLLVEVAKATGSSLGVALSTSMFCNKQVIIIDKVKPASIADRCGALHAGDHILSVDGKSMEFCSLAEATQLLSASCQTVRMEILPQHQARPALNAPQHVKVQRSPRPLPWETGGSAPNLPPYHYNTYHPDQSAARSHNRHTNNPPLSHSFSPGSMSAYSLSSLNMSTLPRNMYPTSPRGTLMRRKAKKKDFKSSLSLASSTVGLAGQVVHTETTEVMLLGDGIMGFGLQLQGGVFATETLSSPPLIAYIDPDSPAERCGILQIGDRILSINGVPTEDSTLEETNQLLRDSSITAQLTLEIEFDVAESVIPSSGTFHVKLPKKPGVELGITISSPSNRKPGDPLIISDIKKGSVAHRTGTLELGDKLLAIDNIRVESCSMEEAVQILQQCEELVKLKIRKDEDNSDEQEVSGSIIYTVELQRYGGPLGITISGTEEPFDPIIISSLSKGGLAERTGAIHVGDRILAINSSSLKGKPLSEAISLLQQAGETVTLKIKKQGELSSPKSCVIGPGQGPGLGQEHQDGEEEPVVMVAPLSSQRAFSTLPSVDSAVESWDGSNMDSSFTIPAPPFQSSQYSFHEWRNAKTANSQSSSSTRQRANPLSDLGLSDDDWDRPPLGGACNLPSGLISDSRFTVGHDGTEPDQEENFWSQALEDLETCGQSGILRELEATIMSGSSLSLNHDPAPLRSTLGRQASFQERSNSRPQVTARSNTLPSDPQRRAFAMRKMRQEVNEILNQNPVELHKLTLEKASDLEDFGFSVSDGLLDRGVYVSNIRPGGPAEQGGLRAYDRILQINHVRTRDFDCCLVVPLIAESPNRLELVISRNPTSSSSSLLANHTDGNTNSGHSPQPIGSELGPSELSTGQGEDGGAIKWSQPGDGLVAGLGVGQVNNKSL
- the grip1 gene encoding glutamate receptor-interacting protein 1 isoform X7, which gives rise to MIAVSFKCRCQILRRVNKDEGPYTKHSAGSRPPDGALAIRRQSIPDEFRGCSVVELMKKEGTTLGLTVSGGIDKDGKPRVSNLRQGGIAARSDQLNVGDYIRAVNGINLAKFRHDEIISLLKNVGERVVLEIEYELPPVSVQGSGVMFKNVEVTLHKEGNSFGFVIRGGAHEDRNKSRPIVITNIRPGGPADREGTIKPGDRLLSIDGIRLHGSTLSEAMSILKQCGQEATLLIEYDVSVMDSVATASGPLLVEVAKATGSSLGVALSTSMFCNKQVIIIDKVKPASIADRCGALHAGDHILSVDGKSMEFCSLAEATQLLSASCQTVRMEILPQHQARPALNAPQHALSHSFSPGSMSAYSLSSLNMSTLPRNMYPTSPRGTLMRRKAKKKDFKSSLSLASSTVGLAGQVVHTETTEVMLLGDGIMGFGLQLQGGVFATETLSSPPLIAYIDPDSPAERCGILQIGDRILSINGVPTEDSTLEETNQLLRDSSITAQLTLEIEFDVAESVIPSSGTFHVKLPKKPGVELGITISSPSNRKPGDPLIISDIKKGSVAHRTGTLELGDKLLAIDNIRVESCSMEEAVQILQQCEELVKLKIRKDEDNSDEQEVSGSIIYTVELQRYGGPLGITISGTEEPFDPIIISSLSKGGLAERTGAIHVGDRILAINSSSLKGKPLSEAISLLQQAGETVTLKIKKQGELSSPKSCVIGPGQGPGLGQEHQDGEEEPVVMVAPLSSQRAFSTLPSVDSAVESWDGSNMDSSFTIPAPPFQSSQYSFHEWRNAKTANSQSSSSTRQRANPLSDLGLSDDDWDRPPLGGACNLPSGLISDSRFTVGHDGTEPDQEENFWSQALEDLETCGQSGILRELEATIMSGSSLSLNHDPAPLRSTLGRQASFQERSNSRPQVTARSNTLPSDPQRRAFAMRKMRQEVNEILNQNPVELHKLTLEKASDLEDFGFSVSDGLLDRGVYVSNIRPGGPAEQGGLRAYDRILQINHVRTRDFDCCLVVPLIAESPNRLELVISRNPTSSSSSLLANHTDGNTNSGHSPQPIGSELGPSELSTGQGEDGGAIKWSQPGDGLVAGLGVGQVNNKSL